A stretch of the Streptomyces sp. NBC_01428 genome encodes the following:
- a CDS encoding M48 family metallopeptidase, with product MHTTTEESVRGCPDCGSEIRVHSRFSAWCAACDWNVDPTPPEEKPGRLARARRHRTRRHSERLLAELTAGGALRARRDTASVLTYALALAIHALTVAVVVAGLGFLIRGWGGFGMVPGLLLLGLAWSIRPRLPRLAEDALVLHRADAPELFALVDEVATVVGTRGVDTIAVDDRVNASVGTYGIRNRRLLVLGLPLWEILTPQQRIALLGHELGHYSNGDTRHGRVVGAAYRSLNTWLYFFHPYREPTLLEVVVNAFFTVPRWLLTGLLLLLDLLTLRATQRCEYLADRLAARAGSTEAAVGVLDRLLVSESAEVTLMREANGSALRGRGGSRHDDERIDGLWERLATDLRSVPEHERERQRRAGIRRGHSVDSTHPPTHLRQTALLLAPPVPPAVVSDAGREGRIAAELAGVRRTVARRILLDGYGG from the coding sequence CGTCCACAGCAGGTTCAGCGCGTGGTGCGCCGCCTGCGACTGGAACGTCGACCCCACGCCGCCCGAGGAGAAGCCGGGCCGGCTCGCGCGGGCCCGGCGCCACCGGACCCGACGCCACAGCGAGCGACTGCTGGCCGAACTGACCGCGGGCGGGGCCCTGCGCGCCCGGCGCGACACCGCCTCGGTGCTCACCTACGCGCTCGCCCTCGCCATCCACGCCCTGACCGTGGCCGTCGTCGTGGCCGGCCTCGGTTTCCTGATCCGGGGGTGGGGCGGCTTCGGCATGGTGCCGGGTCTGCTGCTGCTCGGCCTCGCATGGTCGATCAGACCCCGGCTGCCGCGCCTGGCCGAGGACGCGCTCGTGCTGCACCGCGCCGACGCACCGGAGCTGTTCGCCCTCGTCGACGAGGTGGCCACCGTCGTCGGCACCCGCGGAGTCGACACGATCGCCGTCGACGACAGGGTGAACGCGAGCGTCGGGACCTACGGGATCCGGAACCGCCGCCTGCTCGTCCTGGGGCTGCCCCTGTGGGAGATCCTCACGCCCCAGCAGCGGATCGCCCTGCTCGGTCACGAACTGGGCCACTACAGCAACGGCGACACACGCCACGGGCGGGTCGTCGGGGCCGCCTACCGGTCGCTGAACACCTGGCTGTACTTCTTCCACCCCTACCGGGAGCCCACCCTGCTCGAGGTGGTCGTCAACGCGTTCTTCACCGTGCCGCGTTGGCTCCTGACCGGGCTGCTGCTCCTCCTCGATCTGCTGACCCTGCGCGCCACCCAGCGCTGCGAGTACCTCGCCGACCGGCTGGCCGCCCGCGCCGGGTCGACCGAGGCAGCGGTGGGGGTCCTCGACCGGCTGCTCGTCTCCGAGTCGGCCGAGGTCACGCTGATGCGCGAGGCCAACGGTTCCGCGCTGCGCGGACGGGGCGGATCCCGGCACGACGACGAGCGGATCGACGGGCTGTGGGAGCGTCTCGCCACCGACCTGAGGTCCGTCCCGGAACACGAACGCGAGCGCCAGCGCCGGGCCGGCATCCGGCGGGGGCACAGCGTCGACTCCACCCACCCGCCGACCCATCTGCGCCAGACCGCGCTGCTCCTCGCACCGCCCGTACCGCCCGCGGTCGTCTCCGACGCCGGCCGTGAGGGACGCATCGCGGCGGAGCTCGCGGGCGTCCGCAGGACGGTGGCCCGGCGGATCCTGCTGGACGGCTACGGCGGCTGA